One Fuerstiella marisgermanici DNA window includes the following coding sequences:
- a CDS encoding PVC-type heme-binding CxxCH protein, with the protein MAATMMDTSVRTVHRAGLPPRISRTKIVPLLLSALAVLASSATLLTNEVRASTSDKSAGRPNVVLIMTDNHGAWTLGCYGNKDIRTPNIDKLAEEGTLFDNAFASNPVCSPTRATTLTGLIPSQHGVHCFLRGGRLQTGPDARNTLDEFTSLPEVLKREGYRCGLVGKWHLGSNASPQEGMDDYWITMPHGGTSTFYDAKIIEDGKQRTEPEYLTDFWTKHAVKFVETDDDKPFFLFLAYNGPYSLSRLLLREGQNRHAEFYRGKELPSFPRETPHPWQLHNRDYQNNPVSIQRVATEVSGVDDGVGTVMAALKANGLDDNTIVIFMADQGWVGGHGGFFGMGDHTRPTTAVDGMMKIPLIVRQPGRIAAGQRSQKLVANYDIYNSLLDHLGVDANKADDEPVSPGKSFAAELQPKVAIIAPRDEPRVGTTQKTYTTTAGSTVPSQQDPQFAKAVRNDNFARSANSTPASPRHAERDGYVTTRLEKTEHQDAIFYEFETLRTIRTADWKYTERFPNGPHELYDLKNDPQEFNNLYRDEPAAIQQQLQDRLRTFFAKYASPKYDLYNGGGSQTVIYDGVEEEIAQADPVEPPALPEGFKAKEFTLPEGFSSKLIAGPPLVNHPTMGCFDDTGRLFICDGAGANMSAEELEKNLPNEIKMLEDQDGDGVFDKSTVFADKMTFPMGGTWHDGALYVASPPNIWRLEDTTGDGKADKRDILVDKFGYTGNAASIHGCFKHPSGRIYWCDGYHGHEFKDKDGNVTSSRKGSYIFSCWPDGSDVRIHCGGGMDNPVEVDFTDEGDIIGTVNIMYTRPRIDCLVHWQYGGAYPHREAVLDELKVTGDLLGPIHKFGHVAISGTTRYRSGVMNHQWGGNFFATEFNLGKVVRVELEPSGSTFTCTEREFLSCNNRDFHPTDVIEDADGSLVVVDTGGWFYRGCPTSQIARPDVKGGLYRIVRDGMTTQVDPRGNRIAWADRTAGKLMQDLKDTRHAVREKAIQECVRRGDSVVPMLASTLKNGDIVARQNAIWALSRLLSVTASETAQAAIVAALADRDARIRQAACYVLSVIPNPAAKDALAARLSDSHPAVRRQAAVAAGRIKGDDMTSALWAQGVFQYPGDADREEQHARMYALIEQSDPMAIQKMIDSSDGPRLELLTVLAETSTPSESAVQQIVKALTLFQQSEHATSLLSRVLTQTKVNKNEVLLQQAQQQVAQQVPVWLTLKPDPADNDATDRALRAIEFALRRYGDNAQIRSSVNTRLSDADCPAELKQFLLSLTGDVPAVAKVPKLQETIVAALESHDFGGEQFQLALDAAKRVDRPEIKQTLAKIAASENTPALIKARAFSAAAGPGRGLPDDAFSVLSQIMANNGPDSAEAAKLLASSGLTAAQSEVVSQFLKDAGPQQLNDLLALFSGRLTTEQASSFLDNVENARSLSSVPALTISEIVKRFPEELHDRANSLLDKMQAAEQAKLLKLDSLIGQLKDGNAARGRDVFFSEKAKCATCHVVGKKDNGELLGKRVGPDLTTIGASRAPKDLLESILFPSSTIVRQYEPYTLVTTAGRSYSGLVIKDTAEEITIQQSTGDPVTVARNDVEELVPSTVSIMPKGLDETLTAQQIADLVAWLQTLR; encoded by the coding sequence ATGGCAGCGACAATGATGGACACTTCTGTCCGAACCGTTCATCGAGCAGGGTTGCCGCCCCGAATATCCCGAACGAAAATTGTGCCGCTGTTGTTGAGTGCGTTGGCCGTGTTGGCGTCATCTGCCACACTCCTGACAAACGAAGTGCGTGCCTCGACTTCAGACAAATCAGCAGGCCGTCCGAACGTCGTGCTGATCATGACCGACAATCATGGCGCGTGGACACTGGGTTGTTACGGCAACAAAGATATTCGCACGCCGAACATCGACAAACTGGCGGAAGAAGGCACGCTGTTTGACAACGCTTTTGCCAGCAATCCGGTATGTTCGCCGACTCGCGCCACCACGTTAACCGGCTTGATTCCGTCGCAACACGGAGTGCACTGTTTTCTGCGCGGAGGCCGCCTTCAAACCGGCCCGGATGCTCGCAATACGCTGGACGAGTTCACTTCATTACCAGAAGTGCTGAAGCGCGAGGGCTACCGCTGCGGATTGGTAGGCAAATGGCATCTGGGCAGTAATGCGTCGCCTCAGGAAGGCATGGACGATTACTGGATCACGATGCCCCATGGCGGAACGTCCACGTTTTACGATGCGAAGATTATCGAGGACGGCAAACAACGCACGGAGCCGGAATACCTGACGGATTTCTGGACTAAGCATGCGGTGAAGTTTGTCGAAACCGACGACGACAAACCTTTCTTTTTGTTCCTGGCCTACAACGGCCCGTATTCGCTAAGCCGCCTGCTGCTTCGCGAAGGCCAAAACCGTCACGCGGAATTCTATCGCGGCAAAGAACTGCCGTCGTTCCCGCGCGAAACGCCTCATCCCTGGCAGTTACACAACCGCGACTACCAAAACAATCCTGTGTCGATTCAACGAGTCGCCACGGAAGTCAGCGGCGTGGACGATGGCGTCGGCACGGTGATGGCGGCACTCAAGGCAAACGGCCTGGACGACAACACGATCGTGATCTTCATGGCCGATCAGGGTTGGGTCGGAGGCCACGGCGGCTTCTTCGGCATGGGCGACCACACCCGCCCAACCACGGCCGTGGACGGCATGATGAAGATCCCATTGATCGTGCGACAGCCGGGCAGGATTGCCGCCGGTCAACGCAGCCAGAAACTCGTCGCGAATTACGACATCTACAATTCACTGCTCGATCATCTGGGAGTCGACGCGAACAAAGCCGACGACGAACCGGTTTCGCCCGGAAAGAGTTTCGCGGCAGAGTTGCAGCCCAAAGTAGCCATCATCGCTCCGCGTGATGAGCCGCGCGTTGGGACCACCCAAAAAACATACACCACCACGGCCGGATCTACCGTCCCCTCACAACAAGATCCGCAGTTTGCGAAAGCTGTTCGAAACGACAACTTCGCTCGGTCCGCCAATTCAACCCCCGCGTCGCCACGTCACGCGGAGCGTGACGGCTACGTGACAACCCGCCTCGAAAAGACTGAGCACCAGGACGCCATCTTCTACGAATTCGAAACTCTACGTACCATTCGCACGGCTGACTGGAAATACACCGAACGGTTCCCCAATGGGCCTCATGAGCTATACGACCTGAAGAACGATCCGCAGGAATTCAATAACCTATATCGCGATGAGCCCGCGGCCATCCAGCAGCAACTCCAAGACCGCCTGCGCACGTTCTTCGCGAAATACGCCTCGCCCAAATACGACCTCTACAACGGCGGCGGTTCGCAAACCGTGATCTACGACGGCGTTGAAGAAGAGATCGCTCAGGCAGATCCGGTGGAACCGCCCGCACTGCCAGAAGGCTTCAAAGCCAAGGAATTCACTCTGCCCGAAGGCTTCAGTTCAAAGTTGATCGCCGGTCCGCCGCTGGTCAACCACCCAACGATGGGCTGCTTCGACGACACCGGTCGGCTGTTTATCTGCGATGGTGCCGGAGCGAACATGTCGGCTGAGGAACTGGAGAAGAATCTTCCCAACGAAATCAAGATGCTGGAAGATCAGGACGGCGATGGTGTGTTCGACAAGTCGACCGTATTTGCCGACAAGATGACGTTTCCGATGGGCGGCACGTGGCATGACGGAGCACTCTACGTAGCATCCCCGCCGAACATCTGGCGACTGGAAGACACCACCGGAGACGGCAAGGCCGACAAGCGAGACATCCTTGTCGATAAGTTCGGCTACACCGGCAACGCGGCCAGTATTCATGGCTGCTTTAAGCACCCGAGTGGACGAATCTACTGGTGCGACGGCTATCACGGCCACGAATTCAAAGACAAAGACGGCAACGTCACCAGCAGTCGAAAGGGCTCGTACATCTTCAGTTGCTGGCCGGATGGCAGCGACGTTCGCATTCACTGTGGCGGCGGCATGGACAACCCGGTGGAAGTCGACTTCACTGACGAAGGCGACATCATTGGCACCGTGAACATCATGTACACACGGCCGCGCATCGACTGCCTGGTGCACTGGCAATACGGTGGAGCGTACCCTCACCGCGAAGCCGTTCTGGACGAACTGAAAGTCACGGGCGACTTGCTGGGGCCGATTCACAAATTCGGCCACGTCGCGATTTCCGGAACGACTCGCTATCGCAGCGGAGTCATGAATCATCAATGGGGCGGCAACTTCTTCGCCACGGAATTCAATCTCGGCAAAGTTGTGCGAGTCGAATTAGAACCGAGCGGCAGCACGTTCACGTGCACCGAACGTGAGTTCCTATCCTGCAATAACCGTGACTTCCATCCCACCGACGTGATCGAGGACGCCGACGGAAGTCTGGTTGTGGTCGACACCGGCGGCTGGTTTTACCGAGGCTGCCCGACGTCTCAGATCGCAAGGCCCGACGTGAAGGGTGGCCTGTACCGCATCGTCCGCGACGGAATGACGACTCAGGTGGATCCACGAGGTAATCGTATTGCCTGGGCCGATCGCACGGCAGGAAAGCTCATGCAGGATCTCAAAGACACGCGTCACGCCGTCCGCGAGAAAGCCATTCAGGAATGCGTGCGGCGAGGCGACAGCGTGGTGCCGATGTTGGCCTCCACGTTAAAGAACGGCGACATCGTTGCGAGGCAGAATGCGATTTGGGCATTGTCGAGATTACTCTCCGTCACCGCTTCGGAGACTGCTCAGGCGGCAATCGTTGCGGCGCTGGCTGATCGTGATGCCAGGATTCGACAAGCGGCTTGTTACGTGCTTTCGGTCATTCCGAACCCAGCCGCCAAAGACGCGCTGGCTGCCCGCCTAAGTGACTCTCACCCGGCTGTCCGCCGGCAGGCCGCCGTTGCCGCTGGGCGCATCAAGGGTGATGACATGACGTCCGCTCTTTGGGCTCAGGGCGTCTTTCAGTACCCCGGCGACGCGGACCGAGAAGAACAGCATGCCCGAATGTACGCTCTGATCGAACAGTCAGATCCCATGGCGATTCAGAAAATGATCGACAGTTCTGATGGGCCGCGACTTGAGTTACTGACGGTGCTGGCCGAAACCAGTACGCCGTCCGAATCTGCCGTTCAGCAGATCGTAAAAGCCCTGACACTGTTTCAACAATCTGAACACGCCACGAGTCTGTTGTCGCGGGTTCTGACGCAGACAAAGGTGAACAAGAACGAGGTCCTGCTACAACAGGCTCAACAACAGGTCGCTCAGCAAGTGCCGGTGTGGCTAACACTGAAACCCGACCCGGCCGATAATGACGCAACCGATCGCGCACTTCGAGCGATCGAATTTGCGCTGCGGCGATATGGCGACAATGCTCAGATTCGGTCAAGCGTCAACACTCGACTGTCGGATGCGGATTGCCCGGCTGAATTGAAGCAGTTTCTACTATCGCTCACAGGCGACGTGCCCGCTGTCGCGAAGGTCCCAAAGCTGCAGGAGACGATTGTCGCCGCTTTGGAAAGTCACGATTTCGGTGGCGAACAGTTTCAGTTGGCTCTTGATGCGGCAAAGCGAGTCGACCGCCCGGAGATCAAGCAGACGTTGGCGAAGATTGCAGCCAGCGAAAACACTCCGGCTCTGATCAAGGCTCGAGCGTTCAGCGCGGCCGCCGGACCGGGGCGAGGCCTGCCCGATGACGCTTTCTCAGTGCTTAGCCAGATCATGGCGAACAATGGCCCCGATTCTGCGGAAGCCGCAAAGTTGTTGGCGTCGTCCGGACTGACCGCAGCGCAATCGGAAGTCGTTTCACAATTCCTGAAAGACGCCGGGCCGCAGCAACTGAACGATTTGCTGGCTCTGTTCAGCGGCAGACTGACAACAGAACAGGCGAGCAGCTTTCTCGACAACGTCGAAAATGCTCGTTCACTTAGCAGCGTTCCCGCCCTCACCATTTCCGAAATCGTGAAGCGGTTTCCGGAAGAACTGCATGATCGAGCGAACTCGTTGCTGGACAAAATGCAGGCGGCCGAACAGGCAAAGCTGTTGAAGCTGGATTCGCTGATCGGGCAACTCAAAGACGGCAATGCGGCCCGCGGTCGCGACGTCTTCTTCAGCGAAAAGGCGAAGTGCGCCACATGCCATGTTGTTGGAAAGAAAGACAACGGCGAATTGCTGGGTAAGCGAGTCGGTCCGGATTTGACCACGATCGGAGCCAGCCGAGCACCAAAAGATTTGCTGGAATCGATTCTGTTTCCGTCGTCAACAATCGTGCGGCAGTACGAACCTTACACGCTGGTGACGACCGCAGGTCGCAGTTATTCGGGCCTCGTCATCAAAGACACGGCCGAAGAAATCACGATTCAACAAAGCACGGGCGATCCGGTGACAGTCGCACGCAACGACGTCGAAGAACTGGTGCCGTCAACCGTATCCATCATGCCCAAGGGGCTGGATGAAACCCTGACTGCGCAGCAAATTGCCGATCTGGTCGCGTGGCTGCAAACGCTCAGGTAG